A segment of the Candidatus Krumholzibacteriia bacterium genome:
GCGCCGGATCAGCTCACGGATGTCGTTCGGGTCCGCTCCGAAGAGGTACTCCACCGGCAGCGAGTTGAAGGCGTTGACGATCGCCTTGTAATTGAAACTACCCGGTGTCACGTCCTCCTGCCGCACCACTTCGTTCAGCTTCTCGCGCAGGATGGGGACGATGCTCCCGCGCGATTGGATCGCCCGGTAGGTGAACAGGCCGTGGATCGCGACGGCTCCGGTCACCTCGCCGCGATCGCTGTGGGTCCGCACGAGGATCTCGTCGATCTTGCCGCTGCGGTGGAGCTCGCTCTCCTCCGAGGTCTTGCTGATGTGCACCAGGGGCCCACGCTTCGAGGTGCTCTTCAACCAACGCCTGGCATCGGGATAGGAATGCGAGAACGGATCCTCGCGGAGGCGCGACAGACCCAGTGCCTCGCCCGTGGGCTCGCCCCGGACATCGACGGGCGTCATGCCGAAGAAGACGAAGTGATCCTCGCTCAACCATTCGAGGAAGTGACGGACTTCGTCGAGCTCCTCGCGCCGGTCCGGCTGGACACTGCTCAGGAATTCCACCTGGTTCACCAGATCCTTGAGCTGGCGCAGCTGGCGGCGGAAATCTCGCGCCACGGCCTGCGCGCGCCGGAGGCGGTCCGTCACGTCCTGCTTCAGCGCGCGCCGACGCTTGGGATCTGCGATCGAGTCGACCTCGAACAAGGCCCAGCTCTCGAGCGTTCCGTCGTCGCCGACGCTGTCGCCCATGCGCGCGACCTTGCCCGCCGTGTCGCGCTCCACGGGAAGGACGACATTGACCTGCGAGTACAGCTCCAGGCCCAACTGGCGGAAGGCCAGGCGCACCGAATCGATGATGAAGGCCTGATCCGGCATGCAGGTGCACACCACGGTGTGCCCGCGGGAGCCTCCCTTCTTCCCCCCCATGACCTCGACGACGATCGTGTCGTCGCGCCGCGTACTGCCGCAGGCGAGCAAACGCTCGGTCAACTGCAACCAGAGGGTCCCGTCCTCCTGCAACAGGAAGTTCTCGTCCGCACGTTTGGCCACGGCCTGGGCCAGGTCGCGATAGGCCTGGGCGTCGACGTTCTTCGACGGCTCGTAGCTCTCGAGCGACGACTCGACCTCACGCACGAGGTCGTTGGCGGTTGGGGTGGTCATGGAATCCGTCCTGCGGTCCTAGAAGAGGGTTGCCTGCGCGTACTGGGCCCGGGTGATCCAGTCCAGGCGGAAGTTGCGATCGGTGTGGTCGCGCTCGCAGCGCGCCACGAGGAACGTCGCGCCGGTGCGGCGGATCCAGCCGCGGGGCGTGACCTCGTGCGTCTCGCTGCGACGCCCCTCGGGCTCGTACAGCAGGTTGACCCGCCCTCCGGAGACGAGGGCCTCCTCCAGGGGTCCCAGCTCGGGCGGCAACCACATCCACAGCCGCTCGTCGGGGCCGAAGGTGAGCACGCCGGAGGTCAGCGCGAAGAGCTCGTGCAACGGTCGGTCGGCCATCCCGCCCACCAGGCCGAGGAAGACGTTCATCAGGGTGACCGAGTCGGCCAGGGCACGATGGTAGGTCGGCGCGGGACAGTTCAGCGCCTTCGAGATCGTCTCGAGCTTGTGGTTCGGCAGGTCGTCGCGCAGAGCGCGCGAGATCTCGACGGTGTCGACCACCGGAACGCGCGGCATCTTCCGCGCCGACCGGTGTGCCTCGTGAGCCAGGAAGCCCACGTCGAACGCGGCATTGTGGGCCAGCACGACACTGTCCTCGATCAGATCGAGGAATCCGCCCACCGCGTCGGCGAAGAGCGGCTGGCCCTTCACGTCCGCGTCCTGGATCCCGTGCATGCGGATGGAGTCGGGCGGAATCGTCTGCTGGGGATCGATCAGGCTCTCGAAGCGATCGATCTCGCCGTCGAAGGAGAAGCGCACGCCCGAGAGTTCGATCACGCGCTCGGTCGAGGCCACGAGCCCGGTGGTCTCGGTGTCGAAGGCGACGAAGTGCAGGTCGGAGAGCGGGCGTGCGTGGTCGATCGTCGACGTGGCCAAGAGGGCTCCTTCTCCGAGGCGACGGCCGTCGCGCCGCACCTCGGGGCGACGGGAGGAACGGATGGAACCGCGACGGCCCACGCTCGCTCGCGGGAGGGGCGTGCGTCGTGGTCACGGCGGCATGATCGTGGGGCGTCGCCGACCCGGGGGTCCGCGGTGGCGGGCGGCAGTATAGGCGGGCGTCGCCGCGGAAACAACCGCCGACGCGGCCGATCCTTCAGACGTTTTCGTCCAGCCACGCCGGGTAGATCGCGTAGACCCGCTCGTCGTCGTGCCACGGCGACTCCGACTCGCCGGCGCGGTCGCGAGCGTCGGCCGTGTCGCGGCGTTCGTCGCCGAGGAGCTCGGCGAGACACACCACCGGGCGGCGCGGCGGGTCCACCAGTTCCTGCACCAGGTCGAACATCCCGTCGATGTCCCGGAAGGCGCCGAAGCCGGTGAGGAAGGGCAGCGGCCGCGCCGTCTCCGGGACCGTGGCGAGCACCGAACGCACGGCGCGGGTGACCTCCTCGGTGCGCACCCGTCGCGGGTCTCCGTCGTCGGTGAACTGCGGTTCGTCCACATCCACCACCGTCCGGGGACCGTAGGGACGCCCGACCGCGGCAAGGTTCCCCACCGCCAGCGCCAGCTGCAGACGTCGCGGCCACACCGGCGCGGGCTCGGGCTCCGAACGCAGCACGACCCCGGCCGATGCCTGGGCCTCGACGAGCAGGACCTCGGCCCCGCTCTCTCGCGCGAGCGCGTCGAGCCGTTCGGGGGCGAGACCTCCAGGACGATCGCCGTCACCCTCCCCCGTCCAGGCCACCCCGTGGGCATCGAGGGAACCGCGCACCGCCTCCTGGTCGGGCGCACACCGCTGCTCGCGCAACGCGAAGGGCACCGGATGCGCCGTGGTCTGGCTCACCAGCACCCTCGCTCCGCGCTCGCGGTAGACACGGAGCAGTCGCAGCAAGGTGGTGGTGCAGCCCCCACTCCCGGCCACGGCCACCACCGCATCACCGGCCGGGGGCAGCAACTGGTGCCAGGGACGGAGGAAGCGGAAGGAATCGTCGGCCATCGCGGGCCTCCGCGAGAAAGAGAGTGCGCGTGCCGTCGTCGGTGCCGCGTGTCCGGGTGCTACACTCACGGGTGCATCCGCGTCAAGACACCGTGCCCGCCGGGGCCGCTGCCACGAGGTCCACCGCCGTGTTCCGACCGGCCACCCTGTTGCTCTCGCTCGTCCTCGCCGCCGTCGGGGCCGACGCCGCGCCCCGTCCCGAGCCGCTCGGCAAGGGACCCTTCCTGGACGCCCTCGTGGCGCCGCCGGTCACCGCGTCCCGCACCTCGGTGCGGACCGAGACCTGGATGGACGTCCCCGCGACCGTCTTCCTGCCCGGCAAGGCCGATCCCTCCGAGTGGATGGCCACCGGCACCTGGGCCCGGATCACCCTCGACGGTTTCAGCTGGCAGTACGGCTACGACCCGCTGACGCAGACCTACGACATGATGGTCAGCGGCTACGTCGACGCCCAGACGGGGATCCTCGCCCAGGAGACGGTCGGGATCATGGCCATGCCCCTGCCCGAGGGTTTCCAGTCGGGGCAGGTCGAACGCGTCGAGGTCTGGTTCCGCGTGAAGGAGCACAACCTGTTTCCCTTCGAGATGGTCGGGATCACGGCCATGACCGACACCCAGACCCCGCGGTCGAACCTGAATTCGCTGCAGAGCCAGTTGTTGTACGAGGACGCACGGGGCTTCAGCGGAACCGCCTATGCGCTCGACCACTTCGACGCCGGCCCCCATGCGATCGACCTGGGACCGATCGCCGTCGAGGACCTCGAGGACCGCCTCGATTCCGACCGCTGGTTCGGTGTGGGTTTCGCGGCCGACGGATGGGACCTGTCCGGCAGCCTGGGCCAGCAGGTGTTCTGGCGTGTCGACGGCGGAGGAGCGCTGCCCGAGTCGAATCGTCCGTTCTTCCGCGTGGTCTACAACGCCCCGCCCGACGCGGCCGAGCCCGTCGCCCCGGTGACGGATGCCCTGCTGTCGACCACGCGTCCGCGCTTCGAGTGGACCGCGTCCACCGACCCCAACGACGACACCCCCATCACCTACCGGGTGCTGGTGGGAACCGATCCCCTGCTGACCGACCCCATCGTCTTCGACGCGGGCACCGAGACCACGGCCGAACCCCCGGTCGCGCTGGCTCCCGGCACCCTCTACTGGGCGGTCGAGGCCTCCGACCCCGCAGGCGCTCTGCGGCGCTCCACGGTGACGCGTTTCGCGATCACCACCGGTACCGATGCCCCTGCGACGACTCGTAACACGCCGTTGACGGCGGCTCCGAACCCCTTCAATCCGCGGACGTCGATCACGGCCACGTTGCCGGTCGCCGGCCAGTGGTCCTTGACGGTCTTCGATCCGCGCGGACGAAGGATCCGGTCGCTGGCCTCGGCCGAATTCCCGGCGGGCCGGCACGACTGGACGTGGAACGGTCTCGACGAGAGCGGCACGGCGGTGGGCAGTGGAGTGTACACGGCGGTTCTCCGCGGCCCGCGGAACCACCGGACGTCCACGAGGCTCACCCTCGTCCGCTGATCGACGGACGCGGGACGACCCTCACTCGATGTAGCCGAGGGATCGGAGCAGCTCCTCGTCGGCCTCCGTCATGGTCAGGTCGTCGCCGCGGAAGCGCGCGGCCAGGACCGCATTGGCCCGGTGGAGTTCGGCGAGCGGTTCGACGAAGCGGTCGAGGACCTCGGGGTGTCGGGTCAGCCCGAGGCCGCGATCGGCATAGGACCCGCCCACGCGCAGGATCCCCGACGGCTCGATTCCGAGCTCGGTCGACCAGCGATGGTGCAGACGCCACCCCTCGCGATCGGTCGCGGCGTGATCGGGCCCACTGCGGTGCAGCGACAACGAGCGTGGCGTCGGCCCCGCGGCCAGATCGTGACCCTGCGAGACCTCTTCCTCGGGGAGCCCGATCGCCCGCAGCAGGGTCGGCGCCAGGTCGACGGTCTCGGCCAGATCGGTGCGCACGGTGCCGGCCTCGCGCCGCCCGGGCCACTTGATCACGAGCGGGATCCGCAGGGTCTCCTCGATCAACAGCTCGTGCATGTAGTGATCGGCCTCGCCGAGGGCCTCGCCGTGATCGGCCACGACGACGATCGTCGCGTCCTCGTAGCGTCCCTCGGCTTTCAGGCGGTCGACGAAGAGACCCAAGGCGGCGTCGGTGTCGGCCACTCCGGCGTCGTACAGGCGACCGAGAGCCTCGCGTTGCGCCGGCGTGAACGGCCGCTCGCCGAGGTTCACCTGGTGGAGGGCTTCACTGGCCCCCACGAGGCGCGCCCACCCCCGGAACTGTTCGGCCGCACCGGGCGCGAAGCGTTCCAGCATCTCCGGCGATGCCTCGTAGGGGAGGTCTCCGGTGTCACTGTGGGGATCGTAGAAATGGAGGAACAGGAAACCCGGCCGGTCGGAGTCGGTCACCCACTTCGCGGCCCGGCGCGCGCGATCGGCCGCTTCGAGGTTGTTCTCTTCGTAGCGATCGAAACCGGCGCCGTACCCGAAGTCCGGGCTGAGCAGGAAACAGTCGTAGACCGAGGCCGCGGTCCGGTAGCCCTGATCGCGCATGCGCTCCGGAAGCGTCCACACCTCTCCGGCCAGGGCCCGGCCGAAGTCCAGGCCGTGCGCGTCGGGATAGAGTCCCGTGAGCATGCTCATGTGACTGGTGAGCGTCCACGGTTCCTGGCAGTACGCCCGCTCGAAGCGGACCGCGTCGGCGGCGAGGCGATCCAGGTTCGGCGTCAGGCCGCGCTCGTCACCGTAGGCACCGATGCGGTCGGGACGCATGGCGTCCAGCGAGATCAGGATGACGTCGCCCGTCGCCGGCGCCGGAGCGAACCAGTGCGCCGGAACGATCGAGACCGGCGCGAGCAGCAACAGCACGACACCGGCGGTCACGACCATCCCCCGCGGCGCACGGCGCGCCCTCGAGCGCGGCAGCAATCGCTCGAGGACGGCCATCAGGACGATGGCCAGCACGGCGCACCCGAGGGTCAAACCGATGTTGTTGTACCAGATCCGCGGCTCGACGAGCGCGGCGGGTACGAGGAGGTCGCCCACCTCCTCCCGACTCCGCCAGAGTCCGCCGTAGGTGAAGCGATTGAGGCGGTAACCGATCATCGCCCATGCGCCGACGGCGATCAGCACGCCCCACAGGCGGGCCAGCCGGACCGCGCCGTCCGGGCGCCGTCCCAGTCGCTGGAGTGGCAACAGGACCACCAGGATCACCGCAAGGGATCCCATGAGCGTGGTCGACGCGGCGTCGCGCCACGCGGCGACCGCGTTCGGCGTGATGGGCGCGAGCGGATAGCCGTGGAGACCGGAGGTCTCGACGGCCCGGATCACGAAGACGGCGATCGACGACATCGCGAGCAGGACGAGGGCCCAACCGGCGAGGTGGTGCAGACGATCGATGCGCGGACGGGTGGGGGCCACCGTGGACTCCCGGCGTTGTCGGGTCCCGTGGCGGCACGAGGACCTCGCGTGCTAACCTTGCGATCCACAGCGGAGCCGCGGTGATCGGCGGACCGCCCCAAAGTAGATGCGGGTCGCACGGTGCGCACCCGCGGAGACCGGTCCGTTCCCCCGCGCAGGCACACGACCATGTCCGTCGCCACCCATCTGCTCCGCTTCGCCAACCGTGTCCTACCGGCCCCGGATCTGCCCGGCGACGTCGACCCCGTGGCCTATGCGCGCTGGGAGTACGAGACCAGCCGGGCCACGCTGCGCCTGTGGGACGCGGCGGGCCCCCTCACGCACGGTGCCGCACTGGATGTCGGCTGCGGTCTCGGTGGCAAGACGCATCGGCTTCGCGAACACACGGGGAGCGCGGTCCGATGGACGGCCCTGGACATCGACATCGAGCACCTGAGGCAGGCCGGATCCTACTTCGAACACGCCGGTGTCGACGACGTCGAACGGATCGCAGGCGATGCCGCGCGTCTACCCTTCGACGATGCGACCTTCGATCGCATCGTCACCGCCGACGCGCTCGAACATCTGCCCGACCCCCGACGAGCGCTGTCGGAGTTCCGGCGTTGTCTGCGCCCCGACGGGCGCCTCGTCCTGCTGTTCAACCCCTGGGGCTCGCCGCGCGGGTCCCACCTCGGGGACCTGCTGCACCTGCCCTGGTGTCAGCTTCTCTTCTCCCGTGAGACCCTGGGACGGGCGACCCTGGCCGTCGCCGAGGAGCGCGCCCGGGAACTCCCTCCGGGCGACGCGGAGCGGCTGCGGTCTCACGGCCGTGAGCTCGTGGAACACTTCCACCATCACGTGCACCCCACGCGCATCGCGGACCTCCGGGCATGGGTCCGCGCCGACCGCACCTTCTCGATCGAGTCGGAGCTGCGCATCGGTCCCGGGCCGATCGGCACACCGGGCTGGCTGCAGGCGGGCTGGTGCGAGGAGTGGCTGAGCGCCACCTACGGGGCCGTCCTCGAACCCATGGCCGCGTCCGCGAGCAGCGCCTCCAACCGATCGAGCGTGTGCTCGAGTTCGTAGAAGGCGCGGACCCGGCGACGCCCCGCCTCGGCCAGGCGCCGGGCGAGATCGTCGTCGTCGTGGACCCGCTGGAGGGCATCGCGCAGGCCCTCCACGTCCCCACGGTCGACGAGCAGGGCGGTCGAGCCGTCCTCGTGCACCGAGACCACGCCTTCGGAGGCCCGCGCCACCACCAGGGGCAGTCCGGCCGCCATCGCCTCGAGCTGCACGAGGCCGAAGGCTTCGCTCGGCGCCTGGCTCGGCAGCACGAAGGCGCGGGCCGCCGCGTACAGGGCAGGGAGCGTCTCCGAGCTCACTTCTCCCAGGAAGCGGACCCGCTCGGCCAGACCCAGGACCTTGCTCAGGGTCTCCCACTCGGTGCGCATGGGACCTTCGCCGGCGATCACCAGGCGTACGTCGTTGCCCCTCAGGGCCTCCAGCAGGACGTCGATGCCCTTGTAGTAGACCAGGCGCCCCACGAAGAGCACGAAGCGGGGCCCGAGGTCGTCGATCCACTCCTGCACGCGGCCGGGCGCGGGCCTCGACCAGTGTTCCGTGTCCACACCCAGCGGCACCGCGTGGCACTTGTCGCGCCAGCGTGCCAACGTGCGGCTCTGCGCCGCCAGCGCTTCGCTGGTCACGTGGATCGATGCCGCCCGCCGCAGCACCCGGTCTCCGATCGGCGCGTACAACGCA
Coding sequences within it:
- a CDS encoding exonuclease domain-containing protein — encoded protein: MATSTIDHARPLSDLHFVAFDTETTGLVASTERVIELSGVRFSFDGEIDRFESLIDPQQTIPPDSIRMHGIQDADVKGQPLFADAVGGFLDLIEDSVVLAHNAAFDVGFLAHEAHRSARKMPRVPVVDTVEISRALRDDLPNHKLETISKALNCPAPTYHRALADSVTLMNVFLGLVGGMADRPLHELFALTSGVLTFGPDERLWMWLPPELGPLEEALVSGGRVNLLYEPEGRRSETHEVTPRGWIRRTGATFLVARCERDHTDRNFRLDWITRAQYAQATLF
- a CDS encoding FlgD immunoglobulin-like domain containing protein; protein product: MFRPATLLLSLVLAAVGADAAPRPEPLGKGPFLDALVAPPVTASRTSVRTETWMDVPATVFLPGKADPSEWMATGTWARITLDGFSWQYGYDPLTQTYDMMVSGYVDAQTGILAQETVGIMAMPLPEGFQSGQVERVEVWFRVKEHNLFPFEMVGITAMTDTQTPRSNLNSLQSQLLYEDARGFSGTAYALDHFDAGPHAIDLGPIAVEDLEDRLDSDRWFGVGFAADGWDLSGSLGQQVFWRVDGGGALPESNRPFFRVVYNAPPDAAEPVAPVTDALLSTTRPRFEWTASTDPNDDTPITYRVLVGTDPLLTDPIVFDAGTETTAEPPVALAPGTLYWAVEASDPAGALRRSTVTRFAITTGTDAPATTRNTPLTAAPNPFNPRTSITATLPVAGQWSLTVFDPRGRRIRSLASAEFPAGRHDWTWNGLDESGTAVGSGVYTAVLRGPRNHRTSTRLTLVR
- a CDS encoding sulfatase; translated protein: MAPTRPRIDRLHHLAGWALVLLAMSSIAVFVIRAVETSGLHGYPLAPITPNAVAAWRDAASTTLMGSLAVILVVLLPLQRLGRRPDGAVRLARLWGVLIAVGAWAMIGYRLNRFTYGGLWRSREEVGDLLVPAALVEPRIWYNNIGLTLGCAVLAIVLMAVLERLLPRSRARRAPRGMVVTAGVVLLLLAPVSIVPAHWFAPAPATGDVILISLDAMRPDRIGAYGDERGLTPNLDRLAADAVRFERAYCQEPWTLTSHMSMLTGLYPDAHGLDFGRALAGEVWTLPERMRDQGYRTAASVYDCFLLSPDFGYGAGFDRYEENNLEAADRARRAAKWVTDSDRPGFLFLHFYDPHSDTGDLPYEASPEMLERFAPGAAEQFRGWARLVGASEALHQVNLGERPFTPAQREALGRLYDAGVADTDAALGLFVDRLKAEGRYEDATIVVVADHGEALGEADHYMHELLIEETLRIPLVIKWPGRREAGTVRTDLAETVDLAPTLLRAIGLPEEEVSQGHDLAAGPTPRSLSLHRSGPDHAATDREGWRLHHRWSTELGIEPSGILRVGGSYADRGLGLTRHPEVLDRFVEPLAELHRANAVLAARFRGDDLTMTEADEELLRSLGYIE
- a CDS encoding class I SAM-dependent methyltransferase, which codes for MSVATHLLRFANRVLPAPDLPGDVDPVAYARWEYETSRATLRLWDAAGPLTHGAALDVGCGLGGKTHRLREHTGSAVRWTALDIDIEHLRQAGSYFEHAGVDDVERIAGDAARLPFDDATFDRIVTADALEHLPDPRRALSEFRRCLRPDGRLVLLFNPWGSPRGSHLGDLLHLPWCQLLFSRETLGRATLAVAEERARELPPGDAERLRSHGRELVEHFHHHVHPTRIADLRAWVRADRTFSIESELRIGPGPIGTPGWLQAGWCEEWLSATYGAVLEPMAASASSASNRSSVCSSS
- a CDS encoding glycosyltransferase — encoded protein: MKVLEIGKFYPPQRGGMETVLHDLSVGLVRRNHRVRAIVAATGEDAVLETLDGVEVRRLGNWGTIRSVPVCPSLPSEVRTSLRDFDPDVVHLHLPHPLGAVAWLLARDARPLVVTYHSDIVRQRALGALYAPIGDRVLRRAASIHVTSEALAAQSRTLARWRDKCHAVPLGVDTEHWSRPAPGRVQEWIDDLGPRFVLFVGRLVYYKGIDVLLEALRGNDVRLVIAGEGPMRTEWETLSKVLGLAERVRFLGEVSSETLPALYAAARAFVLPSQAPSEAFGLVQLEAMAAGLPLVVARASEGVVSVHEDGSTALLVDRGDVEGLRDALQRVHDDDDLARRLAEAGRRRVRAFYELEHTLDRLEALLADAAMGSRTAP